Proteins encoded within one genomic window of Prauserella marina:
- a CDS encoding sugar phosphate isomerase/epimerase family protein: protein MRAVSGFEVAAALGYDGVEVMVWTDPGSQDVDALRRHSRNTGTPVLSVHSPSLLITQRVWSPDPVVRLRRSVEAAMELEARTVVVHPPFRWQRRYGDYFADLVAELEESSGVAIAVENMFKVRSPGRKGSRVSAFRPSIDPTDVGYANYTLDLSHTAAADMDALALARRMGEGLRHVHLADGTGIPKDEHLVPGRGGQPCAELLETLAEGDFAGQVVLEVNTRSARNLDRRMKDLAEALLFTRLHLGQ from the coding sequence ATGCGTGCCGTTTCCGGCTTCGAGGTGGCTGCCGCGCTCGGCTACGACGGCGTCGAGGTCATGGTGTGGACCGACCCGGGCAGCCAGGACGTCGACGCGTTGCGCAGGCACAGCAGGAACACCGGCACTCCGGTCTTGTCGGTCCACTCGCCGTCCTTGTTGATCACCCAGCGCGTGTGGTCGCCCGACCCGGTCGTCAGGCTCCGCCGCTCCGTCGAGGCGGCGATGGAACTCGAAGCCCGCACGGTCGTCGTGCACCCGCCGTTTCGCTGGCAGCGGAGGTACGGCGACTACTTCGCCGACCTGGTCGCCGAGTTGGAGGAAAGCAGCGGCGTCGCCATCGCGGTCGAGAACATGTTCAAGGTCAGGTCGCCAGGCCGGAAGGGCAGCAGGGTTTCGGCTTTCCGGCCCTCGATCGACCCCACCGACGTCGGCTACGCCAACTACACGCTCGACCTTTCGCACACGGCCGCGGCCGACATGGACGCGCTGGCGCTCGCGCGGCGGATGGGCGAGGGGCTGCGTCACGTCCATCTCGCCGACGGAACGGGAATCCCGAAGGACGAGCATCTCGTGCCGGGCAGGGGCGGTCAACCGTGCGCGGAACTGCTGGAGACGCTCGCGGAGGGCGACTTCGCGGGACAGGTCGTTCTCGAAGTCAACACCCGGAGCGCGCGCAATCTCGACCGCAGGATGAAAGACCTCGCCGAGGCGCTGCTGTTCACCCGCCTGCACCTGGGTCAATAA
- the proC gene encoding pyrroline-5-carboxylate reductase: MGTIAVLGAGKIGEALLSGLLQGGRDAGELLFTERHPERSAELTGRYGVRAVEVAEAAEAADVLVVAVKPQDIEPVLTELAPLVGPSSLVVSLCAGLPTALYERRLPEGTPVVRVMPNTPMVVNEAMSAISPGKYATADHLKVVEEMLACVGKVVEVPETHQDAVTALSGSGPAYFFFLVEAMIDAGILLGLPRAVAEQLIVQSAVGAAKMLAEGTEHPVILRENVTSPAGTTINAIRELEKHGVRAALLAAIEAARDRSVQLGKAHEQD, from the coding sequence ATGGGAACTATCGCCGTACTTGGCGCCGGGAAGATCGGTGAGGCACTGCTGTCGGGACTGTTGCAGGGTGGCCGCGACGCGGGGGAGTTGCTGTTCACCGAGCGGCATCCCGAGCGTTCAGCCGAACTGACCGGGCGTTACGGCGTCAGGGCCGTCGAGGTCGCCGAGGCGGCCGAGGCGGCCGACGTGCTGGTAGTGGCCGTGAAGCCGCAGGACATCGAACCGGTGCTGACCGAGCTGGCGCCGCTGGTCGGCCCCAGCTCGCTCGTGGTGTCGCTGTGCGCTGGCCTTCCGACGGCCCTGTACGAGCGCAGGCTGCCCGAGGGGACCCCTGTGGTCAGGGTCATGCCGAACACCCCGATGGTCGTCAACGAGGCGATGAGCGCCATCTCGCCGGGCAAGTACGCCACCGCTGACCATCTCAAGGTCGTCGAGGAGATGCTGGCGTGTGTCGGCAAGGTCGTCGAGGTGCCCGAAACGCACCAGGACGCCGTCACGGCGCTGTCCGGCTCCGGCCCCGCCTACTTCTTCTTCCTGGTGGAAGCCATGATCGACGCCGGGATTCTGCTCGGGCTCCCTCGCGCGGTCGCCGAGCAGCTCATCGTGCAGTCGGCCGTCGGAGCGGCGAAGATGTTGGCTGAGGGTACCGAGCATCCGGTGATTCTGCGGGAGAATGTCACCTCTCCGGCGGGCACGACCATCAACGCGATCAGGGAGCTCGAAAAGCACGGTGTACGAGCGGCTTTGCTCGCGGCCATCGAAGCCGCCAGGGACCGTTCGGTACAACTCGGCAAGGCCCACGAGCAGGATTGA
- a CDS encoding DNA-binding response regulator, with the protein MEADTIALVRGEEELFARTAHLFAAASEIACAANDFSTWSRPRSAPLQSSAPSTIRKIYRPGALLDPSAAEHLREVASHGADVRITLEEINETIILDRRVVILAGDVVDGVRGYSVLSSPAPVQGVMSLYEAAWRGSTELAAYEAGFAEVRLLAPRILDMLASGCKDETAARELDLGLRTYRRRVAELMSALGATSRFQAGVRARELGLV; encoded by the coding sequence GTGGAGGCGGACACCATCGCGCTGGTACGCGGCGAGGAGGAACTGTTCGCCCGCACCGCGCATCTTTTCGCGGCGGCATCCGAGATCGCCTGCGCGGCCAACGACTTCAGCACGTGGTCGAGGCCGAGGTCGGCGCCTCTCCAGAGCAGCGCTCCCAGCACCATCCGCAAGATCTACCGGCCTGGCGCCCTGCTCGATCCCTCGGCGGCCGAGCACCTGCGCGAGGTGGCGAGCCACGGCGCCGACGTCCGCATCACGCTTGAGGAGATCAACGAGACGATCATCCTCGACCGGCGCGTGGTGATACTGGCAGGCGATGTCGTCGACGGCGTCCGCGGTTACAGCGTGCTGTCCAGCCCCGCGCCGGTACAGGGCGTGATGTCGCTGTACGAGGCGGCCTGGCGGGGTTCGACGGAGCTGGCGGCCTACGAGGCGGGGTTCGCCGAGGTACGACTGCTCGCGCCGCGCATTCTGGACATGCTGGCTTCCGGCTGCAAGGACGAGACGGCGGCCCGTGAGCTCGACCTCGGTCTTCGGACCTACCGTCGCAGGGTCGCCGAGTTGATGAGCGCGCTCGGCGCGACGTCCCGATTTCAGGCCGGCGTGCGGGCGAGGGAACTGGGCCTGGTGTGA
- a CDS encoding thioesterase family protein: protein MSTLDFEPTSFGKACAVRSLGDGTFTADLRYEWSIGGHPHGGFLMALLAKAGINALVERGEPPVDPMAVSAEFLRPPAIGPVLLRTDIRKIGRRATVVAVVLEQRGRSCVEARVTAGRLPVRRPVWNDAPQIPAEPPAGSITLSTESAEGAFNLAKGCDVRIDPATAGFLSGRTGDPPRLRLWARPRDGEPDPFFALLAADINPPVVFNLGRFGWVPTAQLTALVRARPSPGWLRVAVDCRSIQEAWFDSDATVIDAQGRIVCQARQLALASGP, encoded by the coding sequence GTGAGCACACTGGACTTCGAACCGACCTCGTTCGGGAAGGCCTGCGCGGTGCGCTCGCTCGGCGACGGCACGTTCACGGCCGACCTTCGGTACGAGTGGTCGATCGGCGGACATCCGCACGGCGGTTTCCTCATGGCACTGCTCGCGAAGGCCGGTATCAACGCGCTCGTCGAACGTGGCGAGCCACCGGTCGATCCGATGGCCGTGAGCGCGGAGTTCCTGCGGCCACCCGCGATCGGCCCCGTGCTGCTGCGCACCGACATCCGCAAGATCGGCCGCAGGGCAACCGTCGTCGCCGTCGTACTCGAACAGCGAGGACGCAGCTGTGTCGAGGCGAGGGTCACCGCGGGCAGGCTGCCGGTCCGGCGGCCAGTGTGGAACGACGCGCCCCAGATCCCCGCCGAGCCGCCTGCCGGCTCGATCACGCTCTCCACCGAATCGGCGGAGGGGGCTTTCAACCTCGCCAAGGGCTGTGACGTGCGCATCGACCCCGCGACGGCGGGTTTTCTCTCCGGAAGGACGGGGGATCCGCCAAGGCTGCGATTGTGGGCGAGGCCGCGAGACGGCGAGCCCGATCCCTTCTTCGCTTTGCTCGCGGCCGACATCAACCCGCCGGTCGTTTTCAACCTCGGCCGGTTCGGCTGGGTGCCGACCGCGCAGCTCACCGCGCTCGTGCGGGCACGACCTTCGCCAGGCTGGCTGAGGGTCGCCGTCGACTGCCGGTCGATCCAGGAGGCGTGGTTCGACTCCGACGCGACGGTGATCGACGCGCAGGGCAGGATCGTGTGCCAGGCGCGCCAGCTCGCGCTGGCCTCGGGGCCGTGA
- a CDS encoding helix-turn-helix domain-containing protein, which yields MLPNRKDDVPGPRQVQFLTVAEVASLMRVSKMTVYRLVHSGELPAVRVGKSFRVPEKAVHDYLDNAYFDVG from the coding sequence ATGCTTCCGAACAGGAAAGACGATGTGCCGGGCCCCCGGCAGGTTCAGTTCTTGACTGTCGCCGAGGTGGCCTCGTTGATGCGGGTCTCCAAGATGACCGTCTACCGGCTCGTGCATTCCGGCGAACTTCCGGCGGTCCGCGTCGGCAAGTCGTTCAGGGTGCCGGAGAAGGCCGTTCACGACTACTTGGACAACGCGTACTTCGACGTCGGGTAG
- a CDS encoding response regulator transcription factor, which translates to MTRVLIVEDEESFADPLAFLLRKEGFTAAVATDGQQALDEFDRNGADIVLLDLMLPGMSGTDVCKQLRQRSAVPVIMVTARDSEIDKVVGLELGADDYVTKPYSARELIARVRAVLRRGGEPGTEGELTPLVLAAGPVRMDVERHVVTVDGADVSLPLKEFDLLEYLLRNVGRVLTRGQLIDRVWGADYVGDTKTLDVHVKRLRSKIEPDPGSPRHLVTVRGLGYKFES; encoded by the coding sequence GTGACAAGGGTGCTGATTGTCGAGGACGAGGAGTCGTTCGCCGACCCGCTCGCCTTCCTGCTGAGAAAGGAGGGCTTCACCGCGGCCGTCGCGACGGACGGCCAGCAGGCACTCGACGAGTTCGATCGCAACGGCGCCGACATCGTGCTGCTCGATCTCATGCTGCCCGGCATGAGCGGCACCGACGTGTGCAAGCAGCTTCGCCAGCGCTCCGCCGTGCCCGTGATCATGGTCACCGCGAGGGACAGTGAGATCGACAAGGTCGTCGGGCTTGAACTGGGAGCCGACGACTACGTGACGAAGCCCTACTCGGCGAGGGAGCTCATCGCGAGGGTCAGGGCGGTACTGCGGAGGGGCGGCGAACCGGGCACCGAAGGCGAGCTGACGCCCCTCGTGCTCGCGGCGGGCCCGGTGCGGATGGATGTCGAGCGGCACGTCGTGACCGTCGACGGTGCCGACGTCTCGCTGCCGCTCAAGGAGTTCGACCTTCTCGAATATCTGCTGCGCAATGTCGGCAGGGTGCTGACCCGCGGACAGCTCATCGACCGAGTGTGGGGCGCCGACTACGTAGGGGACACGAAAACCCTGGATGTGCACGTCAAACGGCTGCGCTCCAAGATCGAACCCGACCCCGGATCGCCTCGGCATCTGGTTACGGTGCGTGGCCTGGGCTATAAGTTCGAAAGCTGA
- a CDS encoding 30S ribosomal protein bS22, with product MGSVIKKRRKRMSKKKHRKLLRRTRVQRRKQGK from the coding sequence GTGGGCTCGGTCATCAAGAAGCGCCGCAAGCGTATGTCGAAGAAGAAGCACCGCAAGTTGCTTCGTCGCACCAGGGTGCAGCGTCGCAAGCAGGGCAAGTAA
- the mshA gene encoding D-inositol-3-phosphate glycosyltransferase yields the protein MTFSWYRPAKQPRRVAVLSVHTSPLEQPGTGDAGGMNVYISQTAVEMARRGVAVEVFTRATSSEQPPVVELAPGVLVRHIAAGPFEPLERHELPAQLCAFTSGVLRTEAFHEPGYYDLIHSHYWLSGQVGWLARDRWGVPLVHTAHTLAKVKNAALAEGDTPEPRTRVIGEEQVVAEADRLVVNTDVETDQLVGLYGADRDAVSTVSPGVDLDRFRPGSQAAARRALGLPPDAVVLAFVGRIQPLKAPDVLLAAVARLIERDPTLRERLVVLVAGGPSGTGMELPHALRDLAGSLGIAELTRFVPPQSGDNLVNVYRAADIVAVPSYNESFGLVALEAQACGTPVVAAEVGGLPVAVDHGVSGLLVPSHRAQDWADALRRAALDRSAHAEFAKGALEHASGFSWQRTTDALLAAYSEATSAFRTAALEVAV from the coding sequence GTGACGTTCTCCTGGTACCGGCCGGCGAAGCAGCCGCGCCGGGTGGCTGTGTTGTCCGTGCACACGTCCCCGTTGGAGCAACCGGGCACCGGCGACGCCGGAGGCATGAACGTCTACATCTCGCAGACGGCCGTCGAGATGGCCAGACGCGGCGTCGCCGTCGAGGTGTTCACGAGGGCCACCTCCTCCGAGCAGCCTCCCGTCGTCGAACTGGCCCCTGGAGTGCTGGTCAGGCACATTGCCGCGGGCCCGTTCGAACCGCTCGAACGGCACGAACTGCCCGCCCAGCTCTGCGCGTTCACGTCGGGAGTGCTGCGGACGGAGGCGTTTCACGAGCCCGGCTACTACGACCTGATCCACTCGCACTACTGGCTGTCCGGCCAGGTCGGCTGGCTGGCGAGAGACCGGTGGGGCGTTCCGCTCGTCCACACGGCGCACACGCTTGCCAAGGTCAAGAACGCGGCGCTCGCCGAAGGTGACACGCCGGAGCCGAGGACAAGGGTGATCGGCGAGGAGCAGGTCGTCGCGGAAGCCGACCGGCTCGTCGTGAACACCGACGTCGAGACAGACCAGCTCGTTGGGCTGTACGGCGCCGACCGCGATGCGGTCAGCACGGTCTCGCCCGGCGTCGACCTCGACCGGTTCCGGCCGGGCTCGCAAGCCGCGGCGCGCAGGGCGCTCGGCCTTCCCCCCGACGCGGTCGTGCTGGCCTTCGTCGGCCGCATTCAGCCGCTCAAGGCGCCCGACGTGCTGCTCGCCGCGGTCGCCAGGCTCATCGAGCGGGATCCCACCTTGCGCGAACGGCTCGTCGTGCTCGTCGCGGGAGGACCTTCCGGTACCGGGATGGAACTGCCGCACGCCCTCCGGGACCTGGCCGGATCGCTCGGCATCGCGGAGCTGACCCGGTTCGTGCCGCCCCAATCGGGCGACAACCTGGTGAACGTGTACCGCGCCGCGGATATCGTCGCCGTGCCCAGTTACAACGAGTCGTTCGGACTTGTCGCGCTGGAGGCGCAGGCGTGCGGGACGCCGGTGGTCGCCGCTGAGGTCGGTGGCCTTCCGGTCGCCGTCGACCACGGTGTTTCCGGCCTGCTCGTTCCGTCGCATCGCGCGCAGGACTGGGCCGACGCACTGCGGAGGGCGGCATTGGACAGGTCGGCACACGCGGAGTTCGCGAAGGGTGCCCTTGAGCACGCGAGCGGGTTTTCCTGGCAGCGCACCACCGACGCGCTGCTCGCCGCGTACTCGGAGGCCACCAGCGCCTTCCGTACCGCGGCGCTGGAGGTGGCGGTGTGA
- a CDS encoding Ppx/GppA phosphatase family protein: MRLGVLDVGSNTVHLLVVDAHRGAHPTPMHSEKSVLRLAEKINKNGDLSKDGVQDLAGAVETAKESARRLGCEELMAFGTSAVREAKNVGKVLRKVTDQTGVELRVLTGVEEARLTFLAVRRWFGWSSGKLLVLDIGGGSLEVAMGIDEEPALAESVPLGAGRLTRTRFTKDPPTRPELETTEEWLEEQVADLARKVRQLGEPDRVVATSKTFRSLARLTGAAPSTAGPSARRVLTDTALRQLIKFISRMPSTDLAQLEGVSSGRAHQLVAGALVAQATMRALSLEVLEICPWALREGVILRRLDHSNGTDQTGLLTGQGRQG; encoded by the coding sequence GTGCGCCTAGGGGTACTCGACGTCGGGTCGAACACGGTCCACCTGCTGGTGGTTGATGCTCATCGTGGTGCCCACCCGACCCCGATGCATTCCGAGAAGTCGGTGTTGCGGCTCGCCGAGAAGATCAACAAGAACGGTGACCTCAGCAAAGACGGCGTCCAGGACCTCGCGGGAGCCGTCGAGACGGCGAAGGAATCCGCGCGTCGCCTCGGCTGCGAAGAGCTCATGGCCTTCGGTACCTCGGCCGTTCGCGAAGCCAAGAACGTCGGCAAAGTGCTACGCAAAGTGACCGACCAGACCGGGGTCGAGTTGCGGGTGCTCACCGGTGTCGAAGAGGCGAGGCTCACGTTTCTCGCGGTTCGCCGCTGGTTCGGCTGGTCGTCGGGCAAGCTTCTCGTGCTCGACATCGGTGGTGGCTCGCTGGAGGTCGCCATGGGCATCGACGAGGAGCCGGCTTTGGCCGAGTCGGTTCCGCTCGGCGCAGGCAGGCTCACCCGTACCCGGTTCACCAAGGATCCGCCGACGAGGCCCGAACTGGAGACGACAGAGGAATGGCTCGAAGAGCAGGTCGCCGACCTCGCGAGGAAGGTACGGCAGCTCGGGGAGCCGGACCGGGTCGTCGCGACGTCGAAGACCTTCCGGTCACTGGCGAGGCTGACCGGCGCCGCTCCGTCCACCGCGGGCCCGAGCGCGCGCAGGGTGCTCACGGACACCGCGCTGCGGCAACTGATCAAGTTCATCTCACGGATGCCGTCGACCGACCTCGCCCAACTGGAAGGCGTGAGTTCCGGACGCGCGCATCAGCTCGTCGCCGGAGCGTTAGTGGCACAGGCCACCATGCGAGCGTTGTCACTGGAGGTGCTGGAGATTTGCCCGTGGGCGCTTCGAGAAGGCGTGATTCTGCGGCGCCTGGACCATTCGAACGGCACCGACCAGACTGGATTGTTGACCGGCCAGGGACGGCAAGGATGA
- a CDS encoding phosphoglyceromutase, with the protein MAELGTLVLLRHGQSTWNAENLFTGWVDVPLSELGETEARRGGELLAETGLLPDIVHTSLLRRAISTANLALDVADRHWIDVRRDWRLNERHYGALQGKNKKQTLDEFGEEQFMLWRRSYDTPPPPIEAGTEFSQDADPRYANLGDGMPMTECLKDVVDRLLPYWESAIVPDLRAGKNVLVAAHGNSLRALVKHLDGVSDSDIAGLNIPTGIPLRYDLVEQGGDLKPANPGGTYLDPAAAKEAAAAVANQGR; encoded by the coding sequence ATGGCCGAACTTGGGACCTTGGTGCTGCTGCGACACGGGCAGAGCACCTGGAACGCGGAAAACCTGTTCACCGGCTGGGTCGATGTGCCGCTGTCCGAACTGGGCGAGACCGAGGCACGACGCGGTGGCGAACTGCTCGCCGAGACGGGGCTGCTGCCCGACATCGTGCACACCTCGTTGCTGCGGAGGGCCATCTCGACGGCCAACCTCGCGCTCGACGTCGCCGACCGGCACTGGATCGACGTCCGTAGGGACTGGCGCCTCAACGAACGTCACTACGGCGCGCTACAGGGCAAGAACAAGAAGCAGACCCTCGACGAGTTCGGCGAGGAGCAGTTCATGCTCTGGCGCCGCTCCTACGACACCCCGCCGCCGCCCATCGAGGCGGGCACCGAGTTCAGTCAGGACGCCGACCCCCGCTACGCGAACCTCGGCGACGGCATGCCGATGACCGAATGCCTCAAGGACGTCGTCGACCGGCTGCTGCCTTACTGGGAATCGGCGATCGTGCCCGACCTGAGGGCAGGCAAGAACGTGCTGGTCGCCGCGCATGGCAACTCGCTGAGGGCGCTCGTGAAGCACCTCGACGGCGTTTCCGACTCCGACATCGCCGGTCTCAACATCCCCACCGGCATTCCGCTGCGCTACGACCTCGTCGAGCAGGGGGGCGACCTCAAACCCGCCAACCCCGGCGGTACCTATCTCGACCCGGCCGCCGCGAAGGAAGCCGCTGCCGCCGTCGCCAACCAGGGCCGCTGA
- a CDS encoding sensor histidine kinase yields MTATATFALATAALVVGGAIGFLLAKAGSVVPGGKPTGPTAADLLGRFVRSSNNGVLLLNRFGDLVLHNRSAESLGLVKANQADVRARKAAEHVVATGEPLEIDLSPLEVRGRKPEAVLGEVRPLGDGFTVVEAVDHSEAVRLEATRRDFVANVSHELKTPVGGIALLSEAVLDAVDDPDEVRRFGEKILRESTRLGKLVTELIALSRLQGAERLPELTEVAIDAVVAEALGRTRLAAESAEITVTTDAPTGLFVEGDRTLLVTALSNLLENAVAYSHRGSPVSISRRLAGSFVEIAVTDRGIGIAEDEQERVFERFYRADKARSRATGGTGLGLAIVKHVAANHGGEVGLWSSQGVGSTFTLRIPAHTADGDGAIPAEEDAPARERTARGKAEPRVAVTKQAKPGTPGTTAAESRSQGPEPGGTP; encoded by the coding sequence GTGACGGCGACCGCTACGTTCGCGCTGGCCACCGCCGCGTTGGTGGTCGGAGGGGCTATCGGCTTCCTGCTCGCCAAGGCGGGATCGGTAGTGCCGGGAGGTAAACCGACCGGACCGACCGCGGCCGACCTCCTTGGCAGATTCGTTCGCTCATCGAACAACGGTGTCCTGCTGCTCAACCGGTTCGGCGACCTCGTGCTGCACAACCGCAGCGCGGAGTCGCTCGGTCTCGTCAAGGCGAACCAGGCCGACGTGCGGGCCCGCAAGGCAGCCGAACACGTGGTCGCCACGGGGGAACCGCTTGAGATCGACCTCTCTCCGCTGGAGGTCCGGGGCCGCAAGCCGGAGGCGGTGCTCGGTGAGGTCAGGCCGCTCGGCGACGGGTTCACGGTCGTGGAGGCAGTCGACCACTCCGAGGCGGTCCGGCTTGAGGCGACGAGGCGCGACTTCGTCGCGAACGTGAGCCACGAGCTGAAGACCCCGGTCGGCGGGATCGCCCTCCTTTCGGAGGCCGTCCTCGACGCCGTCGACGATCCGGACGAGGTCAGGAGGTTCGGCGAGAAGATCCTCAGGGAGTCGACGAGACTCGGCAAGCTCGTGACCGAGTTGATCGCGCTGTCGCGGTTGCAGGGCGCCGAGCGGCTGCCGGAACTGACCGAGGTCGCCATCGATGCCGTTGTCGCCGAAGCGCTCGGCCGCACGAGGCTCGCCGCCGAATCCGCGGAGATCACCGTCACCACCGACGCTCCGACCGGCCTCTTCGTCGAGGGTGACCGGACGCTGCTCGTGACCGCACTGTCCAATTTGCTCGAAAACGCCGTCGCCTACTCGCACAGGGGCAGCCCGGTTTCGATCAGCAGGAGGCTCGCCGGATCCTTCGTGGAGATCGCCGTGACCGACAGGGGGATCGGCATCGCCGAAGACGAGCAGGAGCGGGTCTTCGAACGCTTCTACCGGGCCGACAAGGCGCGCTCAAGGGCGACCGGTGGCACGGGACTGGGGCTCGCCATCGTCAAGCACGTCGCGGCCAACCACGGCGGTGAGGTCGGCCTGTGGAGCAGCCAGGGGGTCGGCTCCACCTTCACGTTGCGCATTCCAGCCCATACCGCCGATGGCGACGGGGCGATCCCGGCCGAGGAGGACGCACCGGCGCGAGAGAGGACCGCGCGGGGTAAAGCGGAGCCCCGCGTTGCCGTCACCAAGCAAGCCAAGCCGGGTACCCCCGGCACAACGGCGGCCGAAAGCCGAAGCCAAGGCCCCGAACCAGGAGGAACACCGTGA
- a CDS encoding oxidoreductase — MNETNDNVSTWRLGGRTVSRLGFGAMRLMSDAQGRPMDRDRAITVLRKAVELGVDHVDTAAFYFSATRSANELINTALRPYPEHLVIATKVGPGRDPSGGWLPEATPEQLRGQVEENLRQLGLDRLDLVYLRIGEGLERGAGSLAERFGALAQLRDEGLIGELGISNVTVEHLAEARRVAPVVSVQNWYGLGKRDDEVLLDLCTEQGIAFVPFFSVFGAGKDSDGTGEAVADIAKAHGATRAQIRLAWTLHRAPNVLAIPGTGDPVHVEENVAAGRIRLSSEEVATLSAR, encoded by the coding sequence ATGAACGAAACGAACGACAACGTATCGACCTGGCGGCTCGGCGGGCGCACGGTCAGCAGACTCGGGTTCGGCGCGATGCGGCTGATGAGCGACGCCCAAGGGCGGCCGATGGATCGCGACCGCGCGATCACCGTGCTGAGGAAGGCCGTCGAACTCGGCGTCGACCACGTCGACACCGCCGCCTTCTATTTCTCGGCGACCCGCTCGGCCAACGAATTGATCAACACCGCGTTGCGTCCCTACCCCGAACACCTCGTCATCGCCACCAAGGTGGGGCCGGGCCGCGACCCTTCCGGCGGCTGGCTTCCCGAGGCCACTCCCGAGCAGTTGCGAGGGCAGGTCGAGGAGAACCTGCGGCAGCTCGGCCTCGACCGGCTCGACCTCGTCTACCTGCGCATCGGTGAAGGACTCGAACGCGGCGCCGGATCGCTCGCCGAGCGGTTCGGCGCGCTGGCCCAGCTCCGTGACGAAGGGCTCATCGGCGAGCTGGGGATCTCCAACGTGACCGTGGAGCACCTTGCCGAGGCGAGGCGCGTCGCACCCGTGGTGAGCGTCCAGAACTGGTACGGGCTCGGCAAGCGCGACGACGAAGTGCTACTGGACCTGTGCACCGAGCAGGGCATCGCGTTCGTCCCGTTCTTTTCCGTGTTCGGCGCGGGTAAGGACAGCGACGGCACCGGGGAGGCCGTGGCTGACATCGCGAAGGCGCACGGCGCGACGCGGGCGCAGATCCGGCTCGCCTGGACCCTGCACCGCGCGCCCAACGTCCTCGCGATTCCCGGCACCGGCGACCCCGTTCACGTCGAGGAGAACGTGGCGGCGGGCAGGATACGGCTCTCGTCCGAGGAAGTCGCCACGTTGTCAGCGCGGTGA
- a CDS encoding YbjN domain-containing protein, which translates to MTAKPEVERAAAALREALDAAGLTYERKGAGGYFVTLPGVRKLQTNCWLIVREHSFAIEAFVCRHPDEEHERVYRFLLRRNARLYGVHYTIDDAGDIYLVGRFGLETVSERELDKLLGQVLEAADGDFNTLLELGFASSIRREWDWRVSRGESLANLEAFRHLIEPSAAHEPGSLTSD; encoded by the coding sequence GTGACGGCGAAGCCTGAGGTGGAGCGCGCCGCCGCGGCGCTGCGCGAGGCGCTCGACGCGGCGGGGCTGACGTACGAGCGCAAGGGGGCCGGCGGCTACTTCGTGACGCTGCCAGGTGTGCGCAAGCTCCAGACCAATTGCTGGCTGATCGTGCGCGAACACTCCTTCGCCATCGAGGCGTTCGTGTGCAGGCATCCCGACGAGGAGCACGAGCGGGTCTACCGGTTCCTGCTGCGCCGCAACGCCCGCCTCTACGGCGTGCACTACACGATCGACGACGCCGGTGACATCTACCTCGTCGGCAGGTTCGGTCTCGAAACCGTGAGTGAGCGGGAACTCGACAAGCTGCTCGGCCAGGTGCTCGAAGCGGCCGACGGCGACTTCAACACGCTGCTCGAACTCGGGTTCGCCAGTTCGATCCGCAGGGAGTGGGACTGGAGGGTCTCGCGAGGGGAGTCGCTGGCCAACCTCGAAGCGTTCCGGCATCTGATCGAGCCGTCGGCCGCGCACGAGCCAGGCTCGCTGACCTCGGATTGA